A window of the Phycisphaeraceae bacterium genome harbors these coding sequences:
- a CDS encoding FAD-dependent oxidoreductase, with translation MSDSKPVYFSDLAIKADIQLIHADMCVYAATSAGIVAAITARRRGLTVALLHPGDHPGGMAANGLSCTDVGNEAIIGGLTAEIFDALGSHYGLARTWRPEPHIVRRTFEQLMADHEITPIIGQYLHRVHRDGKRIKAIEMIGGLTVTASTFLDCSYEGDLMAAADVPFTLGREGNALYGETSNGVIVHDSHQFDHDVSPFRIENDPASGLLPDIEPSHLGPIGAGDGRIQAYNFRVCMTADKANRIPFPKPENYNPRRYELCRRWLHGTSIDFFRKFDPIMGSEKTDTNNHGAFSTDLIGGSTRWPVAGYAERERIFQEHVDYQQGLHHFLAHDPSVPATIREEYARWGLAGDEFADTGHWPPQLYIREARRMLGDVVITERHCRSDVIDADVIAMGAYQMDSHNCRRFVDTAGFVRNEGDVQIRLRRPYGISYRAITPPTDSVTNLLVPVALSASHIAFGSIRMEPVFMMLAESAAIAGHLAASQNIPVQALPYPDLECALKEAGQVLSCDVAMSLNDDGNPETIVESS, from the coding sequence ATGAGCGATTCAAAACCTGTTTACTTCAGTGACCTGGCCATCAAGGCCGACATCCAGCTGATACACGCCGACATGTGCGTCTACGCTGCGACATCGGCCGGTATCGTGGCAGCAATCACCGCGAGGCGGAGAGGCCTCACGGTTGCCCTCCTTCATCCTGGCGATCATCCCGGAGGCATGGCGGCCAACGGCCTGAGCTGTACCGATGTGGGTAACGAAGCGATCATTGGCGGGTTGACCGCAGAGATCTTTGATGCACTTGGCAGCCACTATGGCCTCGCGCGCACTTGGCGACCTGAGCCTCACATCGTGAGGCGAACTTTCGAGCAACTGATGGCGGATCACGAGATCACGCCAATCATCGGACAGTATCTGCATCGCGTCCATCGTGATGGGAAAAGAATCAAGGCCATCGAGATGATTGGCGGCCTGACGGTCACAGCATCGACCTTCCTCGATTGCTCCTACGAGGGTGATCTCATGGCGGCCGCTGATGTGCCCTTCACGCTCGGCCGTGAAGGAAATGCCTTATACGGTGAAACCAGCAACGGCGTGATCGTCCACGACAGCCATCAGTTCGACCACGATGTCTCTCCCTTCCGCATCGAGAACGATCCCGCAAGCGGCCTGTTGCCGGACATCGAGCCATCACACCTCGGTCCGATTGGCGCAGGTGATGGACGGATCCAGGCCTACAACTTCCGTGTCTGCATGACCGCTGACAAGGCAAACCGCATACCCTTCCCGAAACCTGAGAACTACAACCCTCGCCGTTACGAACTATGCAGACGATGGCTCCACGGCACCTCCATTGATTTCTTTAGGAAGTTCGATCCCATTATGGGATCAGAAAAAACCGACACCAATAACCATGGAGCCTTTTCGACAGACCTGATCGGCGGATCCACGCGATGGCCCGTCGCCGGTTATGCCGAGCGAGAGCGGATATTCCAGGAGCACGTCGACTACCAGCAAGGCCTCCACCACTTTCTGGCCCATGATCCATCTGTTCCCGCAACCATCCGCGAGGAATACGCTCGATGGGGACTGGCGGGCGATGAGTTTGCGGACACCGGGCACTGGCCACCACAGCTCTACATCCGCGAAGCCCGACGGATGCTCGGAGATGTCGTGATCACGGAGCGCCACTGCCGGAGTGATGTGATCGATGCGGATGTCATCGCGATGGGTGCCTACCAGATGGACTCTCATAACTGCCGACGGTTTGTCGATACCGCAGGCTTTGTACGCAATGAGGGCGATGTTCAGATCAGATTACGCCGACCCTATGGCATCTCATACCGTGCGATCACCCCCCCGACAGACAGCGTCACCAACCTGCTGGTTCCAGTAGCACTCTCGGCCTCGCACATAGCTTTCGGGTCAATCCGAATGGAGCCTGTCTTCATGATGCTTGCCGAATCCGCGGCGATTGCGGGTCACCTCGCTGCCAGCCAGAACATTCCCGTTCAGGCCTTGCCGTACCCGGACCTCGAGTGTGCCCTGAAGGAGGCCGGTCAGGTCTTGAGCTGTGACGTAGCGATGAGCCTGAATGACGACGGGAACCCAGAGACAATAGTGGAATCCTCTTGA